One genomic window of Cannabis sativa cultivar Pink pepper isolate KNU-18-1 chromosome 2, ASM2916894v1, whole genome shotgun sequence includes the following:
- the LOC115718425 gene encoding serine/arginine-rich splicing factor SR45a, translated as MSYSRRSRYSRSPSPIKRYGRSISRSLSRSRSRSRSRSPMSDVENPGNNLYVTGLSPRITKIDLEKHFASEGTVVDVHLVVDPWTRESRGFGFVTMSKLEEAERCIKYLDRSVLEGRVITVEKARRRRGRTPTPGRYLGLRTIRGRRRTPSYSPRRSPSYSPYRRSLSRSPGASPDRSRSRSYSSDCRRRRSHRRRSYSPYDRRYRYRSYSRSRSPYSRSPRRHDRSYSPYYSRDYSPDGHYYGSRYHRRDYSPDGRYYVGRYRSRDYSPDYHYYERRHRYRSRSVSSSVSPRVRRRSSRRSYSRSPSPRQISRRSYSRSPSPTQISRRSYSRSVSSDRRSSSRSISPSQSSFKTGKKPSYSRSRSQRRSASATSRSFSRSNTPRTTPSS; from the exons ATGTCGTACTCCAGAAGGTCAAG GTATTCTCGCTCGCCATCTCCGATCAAGCGATACGGTCGGTCCATCTCGAGGTCTCTGTCCCGATCAAGGTCGAGAAGTCGATCAAG GAGTCCAATGAGTGATGTTGAGAATCCGGGTAACAATTTGTACGTTACCGGGTTGTCACCTAGGATCACGAAGATAGATCTCGAGAAGCATTTTGCATCTGAAGGGACG gtggTGGATGTTCATCTTGTGGTTGATCCATGGACAAGAGAATCCCGTGGCTTTGGATTTGTCACAATGTCAAAACTTGAAGAGGCTGAGCGCTGTATTAAGTACTTGGACCGTTCTGTACTTGAAGGCCGTGTAATTACGGTTGAGAAG GCTAGGAGAAGAAGGGGGCGTACTCCAACTCCTGGGCGGTATCTTGGCTTAAGAACAATACGTG GAAGGAGACGAACTCCAAGCTACTCTCCTCGTCGATCTCCTAGCTATTCTCCTTACAGACGGAGTCTGAGTCGCTCTCCAGGAGCATCACCTGACAGAAGCAGAAGCAGATCTTACTCTTCTGATTGCAGACGTAGAAGATCACACAGGCGCAGGTCATACTCACCGTATGATAGGCGATACAGATACAGATCCTATTCTCGATCACGGTCTCCTTATAGCAGGTCACCACGCCGCCATGACCGGTCTTACTCTCCTTATTATTCAAGGGACTACTCTCCAGATGGTCATTATTACGGAAGCAGGTATCATCGGAGGGACTACTCGCCAGATGGCCGTTATTATGTTGGGAGGTATCGCTCCAGGGACTACTCACCAGATTACCATTACTACGAACGGAGGCACCGTTACCGTTCTCGTTCTGTATCATCCAGTGTGTCACCAAGGGTGAGGAGGAGAAGCTCGAGAAGGAGCTACTCACGAAGTCCCTCACCTAGACAGATTTCTAGGAGGAGCTACTCACGAAGTCCCTCACCTACACAGATTTCTAGGAGGAGCTACTCCCGAAGCGTTTCATCAGATCGGCGGAGTAGCTCCCGAAGTATTTCCCCAAGCCAGAGTAGCTTTAAAACTGGGAAAAAACCTAGCTACTCTAGAAGCAGGAGTCAAAGACGGAGTGCAAGTGCAACTTCCAGATCGTTTTCGAGGTCTAACACTCCTAGAACTACTCCATCATCTTGA